From Aristaeella lactis, the proteins below share one genomic window:
- a CDS encoding aconitate hydratase — MNLTQKILNAHLVSGKPVAGEEVSIRIDQTLTQDSTGTMAYLQFEAMGIGRVRTMKSVAYIDHNTLQTGFENADDHQYIQSVTKKHGIFCSKPGNGICHQVHLERFGVPGLTLLGSDSHTPTGGGIGMLAIGAGGLDVAVAMGGGAYYLTYPKVVGIRLSGKLPYGVAAKDIILEVLRRLTVKGGVGKVMEYIGEGVKTLTVPERATIANMGAELGATTSVFPSDEVTRAFLKAQGREADFRELAADADAEYDEIVDINLDTLEPLVAQPHMPDNVDTVKNVGPIKVDQVFIGSCTNSSYQDMMRVARILKGKTVHPDVSLVIGPGSKQVLTMLARNGALAEMLGAGARILESACGPCIGMGQSPKTNAISVRTNNRNFYARSGTASAGIYLTSCETAAITALTGVLSDPRTLDLDLTVEQPKEFEVNDNLVIPPVAEGQEDTVDVVRGPNIKPFPLGHDLENAVTGKVLLKMEDNITTDHIMPSNAKLLPFRSNIPHLADFCLTPVDETFPARAKEEKGGILVAGANYGQGSSREHAALVPLYLGIRAVAAKSFARIHQANLINNGILPLTFADEKDYDRIDQGDTLTLPGIREKIEAGEEILELKNETKNETYAVKMPLTERQRGMILSGGLINYIRSHS, encoded by the coding sequence ATGAATTTAACACAGAAGATCCTGAACGCCCATCTGGTCAGCGGCAAGCCCGTGGCAGGGGAAGAGGTCTCCATCCGGATCGACCAGACCCTGACCCAGGACTCCACCGGCACGATGGCTTACCTGCAGTTCGAAGCCATGGGTATCGGCAGGGTCAGGACCATGAAGAGCGTTGCTTATATTGACCATAACACGCTGCAGACCGGCTTTGAGAACGCGGATGACCACCAGTACATCCAGAGCGTGACGAAGAAGCACGGCATCTTCTGTTCGAAGCCCGGCAACGGAATCTGCCACCAGGTTCACCTGGAGCGTTTCGGCGTACCCGGACTGACCCTGCTGGGCAGTGACAGCCATACCCCCACCGGCGGCGGTATCGGCATGCTGGCCATCGGCGCGGGCGGCCTGGACGTGGCTGTGGCCATGGGCGGCGGCGCCTATTACCTGACCTACCCGAAGGTGGTTGGGATCCGCCTGAGCGGCAAACTGCCCTACGGTGTGGCCGCAAAGGATATCATCCTGGAAGTGCTGCGCCGGCTGACCGTCAAGGGCGGCGTGGGCAAGGTGATGGAATACATCGGCGAGGGCGTGAAGACCCTGACCGTGCCGGAGCGCGCGACGATCGCCAACATGGGCGCGGAGCTCGGCGCGACGACCTCTGTGTTCCCCAGCGATGAAGTGACCCGCGCCTTCCTGAAGGCCCAGGGTCGGGAAGCGGACTTCCGTGAACTGGCCGCTGACGCGGACGCGGAATACGATGAGATCGTGGATATCAACCTGGACACCCTGGAGCCCCTGGTTGCCCAGCCCCATATGCCGGATAACGTGGATACCGTGAAGAACGTCGGCCCCATCAAGGTGGACCAGGTGTTCATCGGCAGCTGCACCAACTCCAGCTACCAGGATATGATGCGTGTGGCCCGGATCCTGAAGGGCAAGACCGTGCATCCGGATGTGAGCCTGGTCATCGGCCCCGGATCCAAGCAGGTGCTGACGATGCTGGCCCGCAACGGCGCGCTGGCTGAAATGCTCGGCGCCGGAGCCCGAATCCTGGAAAGTGCCTGCGGCCCCTGCATCGGCATGGGACAGAGCCCGAAGACCAATGCGATCTCCGTGCGTACCAACAACCGGAACTTCTACGCCCGCAGCGGGACTGCCTCCGCTGGTATTTACCTGACCAGCTGCGAAACCGCCGCCATCACGGCGCTGACCGGTGTGCTTTCCGATCCCCGGACGCTGGACCTGGACCTGACGGTTGAACAGCCGAAGGAATTTGAAGTGAATGACAACCTGGTGATCCCGCCGGTGGCGGAAGGCCAGGAGGATACCGTGGACGTGGTCCGCGGCCCGAATATCAAGCCCTTCCCGCTGGGACACGACCTGGAGAACGCGGTAACCGGCAAGGTTCTGCTGAAGATGGAAGACAACATCACCACAGACCATATCATGCCCAGCAACGCGAAACTGCTGCCCTTCCGCAGCAACATCCCGCATCTGGCTGATTTCTGCCTGACCCCCGTGGATGAGACATTCCCGGCACGGGCCAAGGAAGAAAAGGGCGGCATCCTGGTAGCCGGCGCCAACTACGGCCAGGGCTCCAGCCGCGAACACGCGGCCCTGGTGCCGCTGTACCTGGGCATCCGGGCGGTGGCGGCCAAGAGCTTTGCCCGTATCCACCAGGCTAACCTGATCAACAACGGCATCCTGCCGCTGACCTTCGCGGATGAAAAGGACTACGACCGGATCGACCAGGGCGATACCCTGACCCTGCCGGGCATCCGTGAAAAGATTGAAGCCGGGGAAGAGATCCTCGAGCTGAAGAACGAGACGAAGAACGAGACCTACGCCGTGAAGATGCCGCTGACCGAACGCCAGCGCGGCATGATCCTCTCCGGCGGACTGATCAACTACATCCGCTCTCACAGCTGA
- a CDS encoding ATP-binding protein, producing the protein MIPALLSFMMVIPAQALCLLPMCHQFRRGWKRTILIMTALNTVSLPLAAFVTWHFSLDINYVLLPLLLVFFGFYQFCLKCPVSKSLSTFLSVCALMAILCNLTCAIEASMDPSIGADTLSVRSALLQLGVNALAAGILAFPFLKYGSRLMDLLNLQKIWFMTLPFSAVLIICNLFIRPLKYETLFVNNVFRSFLFSIFSFLILWNLLCVIYYQIVMGVMNASRTMERVRMLEMQESQFESQQEYMESFSRARHDFRQHILTMKNLYHEGSYSRLGEYIDEYYDSLPSPETKQYCPNRALNALLNFYAGKAKESSIRASFRFDLPRKISVSDVDLCTIVGNILENAIAACMDLPEEERMLSLSGLTQNHRLYIVATNSFNGQVRERNGVYLSLRHSGNGIGLNSVRASAEKYHGKAEFSHNEKEFHSNVLLVLE; encoded by the coding sequence GTGATTCCCGCCCTGCTCTCATTTATGATGGTCATTCCCGCCCAGGCCCTGTGCCTGCTGCCCATGTGCCACCAGTTCCGGCGCGGCTGGAAAAGGACCATCCTGATCATGACTGCCCTGAACACGGTTTCCCTGCCGCTGGCCGCTTTTGTCACCTGGCATTTCTCGCTGGACATCAACTATGTCCTGCTGCCCCTGCTGCTGGTCTTTTTCGGGTTCTATCAGTTCTGCCTGAAATGCCCTGTCAGCAAGTCCCTGTCCACTTTCCTGTCTGTCTGCGCCCTGATGGCCATTCTCTGCAACCTGACCTGCGCCATCGAAGCCTCCATGGATCCTTCTATCGGTGCGGACACCCTCAGCGTCCGTTCCGCCCTGCTCCAGCTGGGCGTCAACGCCCTGGCCGCCGGGATCCTGGCTTTTCCCTTCCTGAAATACGGCAGCAGGCTGATGGATCTTCTGAACCTGCAGAAGATCTGGTTTATGACCCTTCCCTTCTCTGCTGTGCTGATCATCTGCAACCTGTTCATCCGGCCTCTGAAGTATGAGACCCTGTTTGTGAACAATGTCTTCCGGTCTTTCCTGTTCTCCATCTTTTCCTTCCTGATCCTGTGGAACCTGCTGTGCGTCATCTACTACCAGATTGTTATGGGCGTTATGAACGCGTCCCGCACAATGGAACGGGTCCGGATGCTGGAGATGCAGGAGAGCCAGTTTGAGTCCCAGCAGGAATACATGGAGTCTTTTTCCCGCGCCCGTCATGATTTCCGTCAGCACATCCTGACCATGAAGAACCTCTATCATGAGGGGTCCTATTCCCGCCTGGGCGAGTATATCGATGAGTATTATGATTCCCTTCCCAGCCCGGAAACAAAGCAGTACTGTCCGAACAGGGCGCTGAACGCCCTGCTGAACTTCTACGCCGGAAAAGCAAAGGAAAGCAGTATCCGCGCTTCCTTCCGTTTCGACCTTCCCCGGAAAATCTCCGTTTCAGATGTGGATCTGTGTACCATCGTCGGCAACATCCTGGAAAACGCCATCGCTGCCTGCATGGACCTGCCGGAAGAAGAGAGAATGCTGTCCCTTTCGGGCCTGACGCAGAATCACCGCCTCTATATCGTGGCAACCAACAGCTTCAACGGTCAGGTCCGGGAGCGGAACGGTGTGTATCTGTCCCTCCGTCACAGCGGAAACGGCATCGGTCTCAACTCCGTCCGGGCTTCCGCGGAAAAGTATCACGGCAAAGCGGAATTCTCCCATAACGAAAAGGAATTCCACAGCAATGTCCTGCTGGTCCTGGAGTAA
- a CDS encoding LytR/AlgR family response regulator transcription factor — translation MHIALADDRPDARKKLSEALSDFAFRNGLHFDIHAFPSGEALLEASVSTRFSVIFLDVFMDGMSGIETAAKIRETDEDVCLVFLTTSNEHQAQAIHLHVYDYINKDEGSEAVYRVMDRLLRRHLRDTRPSLQFSAGKTEISLPYNDLVCLTADRNYLVIHSRQKMQYRPRMTLSSIWPQLEQDGRFLQVLRGVIVNMDYITDISGNTCCLQGDLRLPISVRNRRRIEQLWTDYTFSKIRRESMADGGNNP, via the coding sequence ATGCACATTGCACTTGCCGATGATCGTCCGGACGCCCGGAAAAAGCTTTCCGAAGCATTGAGTGACTTTGCTTTCCGGAATGGTCTTCATTTTGATATTCATGCTTTCCCAAGCGGGGAGGCGCTGCTGGAAGCCAGCGTTTCCACCCGCTTTTCCGTCATATTCCTCGATGTCTTCATGGACGGCATGTCCGGTATTGAAACCGCCGCGAAGATCCGGGAAACCGATGAGGATGTCTGTCTGGTCTTCCTGACCACCAGCAACGAGCACCAGGCCCAGGCCATTCACCTGCACGTTTATGACTACATCAACAAGGATGAAGGTTCCGAAGCGGTATACCGGGTCATGGACCGTCTTCTCCGCAGGCACCTGCGCGATACACGTCCGTCCCTGCAGTTTTCCGCCGGCAAAACGGAAATCTCCCTTCCTTATAATGACCTGGTCTGCCTGACCGCCGACCGGAACTATCTGGTCATCCACAGCCGCCAGAAGATGCAGTACCGTCCGCGGATGACGCTTTCCTCCATCTGGCCGCAGCTGGAGCAGGATGGCCGTTTCCTGCAGGTCCTCCGGGGCGTCATTGTCAACATGGACTATATCACCGACATCTCCGGCAACACCTGCTGTCTCCAGGGAGATCTTCGTCTCCCGATCAGCGTCCGGAACCGCCGGAGAATCGAGCAGCTCTGGACAGACTATACTTTCTCAAAGATACGCCGTGAAAGCATGGCGGATGGAGGCAATAACCCGTGA
- a CDS encoding clostripain-related cysteine peptidase — protein sequence MKKACIGFAVLLALLLAVAAACAETTTLLVYMCGTDLQEDACQDLVEMAEVEAGDSINVVVLAGGAKEWLLDDLKANSRTLAVIRDGYFEELQDWGRGSMGDPDSLEQFLSFGLKEYPADRTVAVLWDHGAGSEGGVCFDETAGDDGLTIVEINEALENLEKSVPDFHIDIFGCDACMMGTYEMAAMLAGHPVDFYVASEELEPGTGWNYTGWLEMLKDDPGISNEDLCGAIIDTFMEAGLANDPDDYLTLSAVRLSKVGELAKSMEQFASVMTGEIEGGNLSFIRRGRSRMYTFGSFDDGSWDMVDLGAVLDAYAQFDTAKAAEARKCLSEAVIASAQTDNLDTCCGLSILMPQDTAESFDEYREGFNLTGVIPNWVEFVNGYVSELVGGNYHFSASGTCQVGADTIDTQSMMSSYSSIYGGFLWDDEEECYEEEEGYSWWDDFSYDDDDQGFTAELSQEDLAYLDYVEGMLLMDMSDDEMECYVDFGTMQNNLVDWNTGTVVSLFDGTWPVFGGQPVPLYDQTSNDHSRRSLIPVKLNGEYTYLVVVFPANGTEGRIIGANAGYDDNGLPIRTTTRLKNGDEIIPVYTMYYEEDGKEDLQETEFEGDPIIWQDGMTVTYEDMGDEEEPTPMLFCFVFNDIFGDYTMSDMIAFEL from the coding sequence ATGAAGAAAGCGTGTATTGGCTTTGCTGTGCTGCTGGCACTGCTTCTTGCCGTAGCAGCTGCCTGCGCCGAAACCACCACCCTGCTGGTTTACATGTGCGGAACAGACCTGCAGGAAGATGCCTGCCAGGACCTGGTGGAGATGGCGGAAGTGGAAGCCGGGGATTCCATCAATGTGGTGGTGCTGGCCGGCGGCGCGAAGGAATGGCTTCTGGATGACCTGAAGGCCAATTCCCGGACGCTGGCTGTGATCCGGGACGGATATTTTGAAGAACTGCAGGACTGGGGCCGCGGCTCCATGGGCGACCCGGACAGCCTGGAGCAGTTCCTGAGCTTCGGCCTGAAAGAGTATCCGGCAGACCGGACGGTCGCGGTGCTGTGGGACCATGGTGCCGGTTCGGAAGGCGGCGTCTGCTTTGACGAGACTGCCGGGGATGACGGCCTGACCATTGTGGAGATTAATGAGGCACTTGAAAATCTGGAAAAGAGCGTGCCGGATTTCCATATTGATATTTTCGGCTGCGATGCCTGTATGATGGGTACCTATGAGATGGCGGCCATGCTGGCCGGGCATCCGGTTGACTTTTATGTGGCCAGTGAGGAACTGGAACCGGGAACCGGCTGGAATTATACCGGCTGGCTGGAGATGCTGAAGGATGATCCCGGTATTTCCAATGAAGACCTGTGCGGCGCGATCATTGATACTTTCATGGAAGCCGGACTGGCGAACGATCCGGACGATTACCTGACGCTGAGCGCGGTGCGGCTGTCCAAGGTCGGCGAGCTGGCGAAGAGCATGGAACAGTTTGCTTCCGTGATGACCGGGGAAATTGAGGGCGGCAACCTGTCCTTTATCCGCCGCGGACGCAGCCGGATGTATACCTTCGGCTCCTTTGATGACGGAAGCTGGGACATGGTGGACCTGGGCGCTGTGCTGGATGCCTACGCGCAGTTTGATACGGCAAAAGCCGCGGAGGCACGAAAGTGCCTGTCCGAAGCGGTGATCGCCAGCGCGCAGACGGACAACCTGGATACCTGCTGCGGCCTGTCCATCCTGATGCCCCAGGATACGGCTGAATCTTTTGATGAATATCGGGAAGGCTTCAACCTGACAGGAGTGATCCCCAACTGGGTGGAGTTTGTGAACGGATATGTGAGCGAACTGGTAGGCGGAAACTATCATTTCTCCGCTTCCGGAACCTGCCAGGTCGGCGCGGATACCATTGATACGCAGAGCATGATGTCCTCCTATTCCTCCATTTACGGCGGGTTCCTCTGGGACGACGAAGAGGAATGCTATGAGGAAGAAGAGGGATACAGCTGGTGGGATGATTTCAGCTATGACGATGATGACCAGGGCTTTACCGCGGAGCTGAGCCAGGAGGACCTGGCATATCTGGACTATGTGGAAGGTATGCTGCTGATGGACATGAGCGATGACGAGATGGAATGCTATGTGGACTTCGGCACGATGCAGAACAACCTGGTGGACTGGAACACCGGTACAGTGGTCAGCCTGTTTGACGGTACCTGGCCGGTGTTCGGCGGGCAGCCGGTTCCACTGTACGACCAGACCAGCAATGATCACAGCCGCCGGAGCCTGATTCCGGTGAAGCTGAACGGTGAGTATACCTACCTGGTGGTCGTGTTCCCGGCAAACGGCACAGAGGGCCGGATCATCGGCGCAAATGCCGGTTATGATGATAATGGCCTGCCGATCCGTACCACAACACGGCTGAAGAACGGGGATGAGATTATCCCGGTCTATACCATGTATTATGAGGAAGACGGCAAGGAAGACCTGCAGGAAACGGAGTTTGAGGGTGACCCGATCATCTGGCAGGACGGCATGACCGTTACCTATGAGGATATGGGCGATGAGGAAGAACCGACACCCATGCTCT